In Quercus lobata isolate SW786 chromosome 12, ValleyOak3.0 Primary Assembly, whole genome shotgun sequence, a genomic segment contains:
- the LOC115971617 gene encoding uncharacterized protein LOC115971617, with protein MGDDGEEECGVEVSKDDVKEINKLAGRFFTKRVLNVEAVGRTFKPLWKLKGEVKIRDLGDNILVFDFEEGLDMERVLESEPWSYDKHMVAFERVSEIENVPLLEFGRVTFWVQIHNVPERSLTHSTGKLVGKTIGKVLEIADPKDDGAGNEFLRVRVSIDISKPLPRCRKL; from the coding sequence GAAGAAGAGTGTGGTGTAGAAGTTTCAAAGGACGATGTTAAGGAGATCAACAAGTTGGCTGGTCGTTTTTTCACTAAAAGGGTGCTGAACGTGGAAGCAGTGGGCCGCACCTTCAAACCGTTGTGGAAACTGAAAGGAGAGGTAAAAATCCGTGATCTGGGTGATAACattcttgtttttgattttgaagaagGGCTTGACATGGAGAGGGTTTTAGAGTCAGAGCCTTGGTCGTATGATAAGCATATGGTTGCTTTTGAACGGGTTTCAGAGATTGAGAATGTGCCATTGTTGGAGTTTGGTAGAGTTACTTTCTGGGTTCAAATTCACAATGTACCTGAGAGATCTCTAACCCATTCCACCGGCAAATTAGTGGGTAAAACAATTGGGAAGGTGTTGGAAATTGCTGACCCAAAGGATGATGGTGCAGGCAATGAGTTCCTTCGGGTGAGGGTGTCCATTGATATTTCAAAACCTCTTCCGAGGTGTAGGAAGCTATAG